In the genome of Kiloniellales bacterium, one region contains:
- a CDS encoding SDR family oxidoreductase gives MVADSEGAPLSRGLSGRHVVVVGGGSGIGRAVAAAAVRLGGRVTIASRDAGKLAAAAEEIGGAVTVAPVDMTDEAGVKRWAAGLAPADHLVVTASSAAHGPFAELGTDRLRAMFDAKFFGPYVVAREVLPKLAPGGSITLFSGVLSRRPGANCSALGAVNGAVESLARGLALELGPDIRVNCCSPGMVRSDAYGAMAEEARAAMYRATGQSLPIGRVGATDEIADAVLFLMTNGYTTGVVLDIDGGHMIRQYATR, from the coding sequence ATGGTAGCGGATTCCGAAGGAGCGCCCCTCTCCCGAGGGTTGAGCGGCCGGCACGTCGTCGTGGTCGGCGGCGGCAGCGGGATCGGGCGGGCGGTCGCGGCGGCGGCGGTCCGGCTCGGCGGCCGTGTCACGATCGCGAGCCGCGATGCCGGGAAGCTCGCGGCGGCGGCCGAAGAGATCGGCGGCGCCGTCACGGTCGCGCCGGTCGACATGACCGACGAGGCCGGGGTGAAGCGCTGGGCGGCGGGCCTCGCCCCGGCCGACCATCTGGTGGTCACGGCCTCGAGCGCGGCCCACGGCCCCTTCGCCGAGCTCGGGACCGACCGGCTGCGCGCCATGTTCGACGCCAAGTTCTTCGGCCCCTACGTGGTGGCGCGCGAGGTCCTGCCCAAGCTGGCGCCGGGCGGGTCGATCACGCTCTTCTCCGGCGTGCTCAGCCGCCGGCCCGGGGCGAACTGCTCGGCGCTGGGTGCGGTCAACGGCGCGGTGGAGAGCCTGGCGCGCGGGCTCGCGCTCGAGCTGGGGCCGGACATCCGAGTCAACTGCTGCTCGCCCGGCATGGTGCGCTCCGATGCCTACGGGGCCATGGCCGAGGAGGCGCGCGCGGCGATGTACCGCGCGACCGGGCAGTCCCTGCCGATCGGCCGCGTCGGCGCGACCGACGAGATCGCCGACGCGGTGCTCTTCCTAATGACCAACGGCTACACGACGGGTGTCGTGCTGGATATCGATGGCGGCCACATGATCAGGCAATACGCGACCCGCTAG